The sequence ATGCTGGTAATCGGTGAGAATGAGCAGAATTCCGCAACTGTATCGGTGAGAAAACGTGGGATTGGAGATCTGGGTTCAACAAGTATTCTGGAGATTATTGCGCAGCTCAAGGGTGAGATTATACGGAAAGAGATTAATCATTAATTAACTTTATTGAGCAAAGGAGGTGACTCAGCAGCCTATTCATTCCATGGCGCTGGGCCAATCCTTTGCTCATCTTTCAATTTGGCAAATCGTAGATAAATCGCTCTACTGCCGTTATCGTGGCTTCAATATTCGGATTGGAGTTATCAATCAATATTATGCTCGAAGCAGGTAGTGGCCATTGTACAGAGCGGTTGCCAAGCGAAGCGCAGAATTCGTCCCAATGCCGAAATTTCCAATCATCCAATGATGAATGTCTGCCCCTAATCCGTTCTAGATACAATGCCTCATTGGCCAGTCCGACCAAGACGACCTTAACCTTAACATCTTGCAGGGAACGTCCAATCCGGGACAACTCGCTACCTATCCAATCCGGGTTATTGGCCTCCTGTGTAAAAGGTCCAACCACAAAGACGTCTATATCCAGACCGATATTATCGAGTGCGGCGTCCATCGTGATCCGATAGCCCAAATTGCGGCAGAGCTTCTTGTATTCGGCGGAATCCCTATCCGCTGGGTCTAGTCCATGCAAGGTCATGATGGCATCGGCTGCAGGCCGCAGTAGAATATCCATATCCAAAAAAGGAACTTTACGGCGGGAGGCAATCACTTTTGCCAGCGTAGTTTTGCCAGCGCCTCCAGGTCCTAGAAAAAAAACGAGTTTGTTCATTGTTGTGTCTCCTTAATCATCAATTCCATATGGAAGATCAATTCTATTTTCTATCATACGATATCATTCGGGAAGAGGGAAATTTATGAAGTTCATCGGACTCGATATCGGAACGACCACCATCACCGGGCTAGTCTATGATTTGGAACGCAAAACCATCCTGCATGCTATCACAGAGGATAATCCTTATTTGGACCAGAAAGGCTATGAGGAATGGGAAAGGCTGCAGGACTCCGATAAGATCTTTCTTCAAGTGGAAGATATCTTGAATAACCTGATCGGATGGGAGCCGGAAGTGCTTGGAATCGGCCTGACCGGGCAAATGCATGGGATTGTATACGTAGATCAGGAGGGGAAGCAAGTCAGCCCGCTCTATACCTGGCAGGATGGCAGGGGAAGTCTTGCTATAGACGACTCCCATTCCTATGCAGAGTATTTGAGTGAACATTCCGGATATACCATCACACCGGGATACGGACTAGTAACTCATTTCTATAATCTGCGAAACGGTCATGTTCCAGCTAGTGCGGTCAGCTTCTGTACCATTGCTGATTATGTGACACTCAGACTAACCGGCAGTGTAGTGCCCTTGATTGATCCGACTCAGGCCGCTGGAATTGGCTGCTACAGCTTTGAATTGAACGACTTTGATAAAGCGGCGATTGCTGCAGCGGGGCTTGATCCGGCCATGCTGCCCAAAGTAGTGCCTTCTGGAACGGTAATAGGCCTAACCAATCAGGGGATTTCTGTGTATGCCTCCTTAGGAGATAATCAGTCGAGTTTCCTGGGTAGTGTGCCTCATCCAGAAGAAACGGTTCTTATGAACATTGGCACGGGGAGCCAGTTGTCAGCGCTGCTTCCGGAATACTCCGGAACTGTAGTGGGAATGGAGGCCCGTCCTTATCCTGGCGGGGGAGTACTTATGGTCGGGGCAGCACTTAGTGGAGGCAAATCCTATGCGCTATTGGAAAGTTTCTTCCGTCAATTGATCGCGTCCTATACGGGGGATGAGCCAACTGACGTATACTCGCTGATGGACCAGCTCTTGAGAAATGAACAGAACGAAGCGCACGGTCTGCGCGTGAGCCCACGATTTCTCGGAACCCGGAGTGATCCAGACGCACGGGGTACTGTGGAAGGCATCTCACTAGACAACTGGACTCCAGGCAGCCTAGCCCATGCTTTTCTGC comes from Paenibacillus sp. 19GGS1-52 and encodes:
- a CDS encoding FGGY family carbohydrate kinase → MKFIGLDIGTTTITGLVYDLERKTILHAITEDNPYLDQKGYEEWERLQDSDKIFLQVEDILNNLIGWEPEVLGIGLTGQMHGIVYVDQEGKQVSPLYTWQDGRGSLAIDDSHSYAEYLSEHSGYTITPGYGLVTHFYNLRNGHVPASAVSFCTIADYVTLRLTGSVVPLIDPTQAAGIGCYSFELNDFDKAAIAAAGLDPAMLPKVVPSGTVIGLTNQGISVYASLGDNQSSFLGSVPHPEETVLMNIGTGSQLSALLPEYSGTVVGMEARPYPGGGVLMVGAALSGGKSYALLESFFRQLIASYTGDEPTDVYSLMDQLLRNEQNEAHGLRVSPRFLGTRSDPDARGTVEGISLDNWTPGSLAHAFLQGMINELHAFFRVINEKVDKPFEILIGSGNALRANPLLCTKAQMTFGLPMKLSEAPEEAAVGAALCAAVGSGQIASFREAGQFIVSLQI
- a CDS encoding AAA family ATPase produces the protein MNKLVFFLGPGGAGKTTLAKVIASRRKVPFLDMDILLRPAADAIMTLHGLDPADRDSAEYKKLCRNLGYRITMDAALDNIGLDIDVFVVGPFTQEANNPDWIGSELSRIGRSLQDVKVKVVLVGLANEALYLERIRGRHSSLDDWKFRHWDEFCASLGNRSVQWPLPASSIILIDNSNPNIEATITAVERFIYDLPN